The region AGCGGCAGAATTCCGCCGGTGAGAGTTTTAGTGGACGGCCTGGCAAAAGAGGTCTCCACAATATACGGCTCCTTCCTCGGGAGGTCGTTCTTCAACTACTACGTGCAGCCCTCTCCGGGCTACGCGGGGGTCCCGTTTAAGGAGGCCTGCAAGCAGAACCTTAAAAGTGCAGACTGCATAGTTTCAACGTCGGGCATGCTTATGGAGGGCACCCCCTCTTACGTTTACGCCTCTTTACTGGCTCAGGACCCAAAGAGCGCCATACTCTTCAGCGGCTACATGGTGGAAGAGAGCTTCGGCTACCGACTGCTGAAAGATAGGGAGCTCCTCAGGGCCTTTCGCTGCCGGCTGGAGCGCCACCACTTCTCGGCCCACTCCGGGCAGGAGGAGCTCAAAAGGCTAACGGAGGAGCTCTCTCCTAAGAAGCTCGCCTTTGTCCACGGCTTCCCGCTCCACACCGGTCAGTCGGAATTCGCCTTCAACAGGGAGGTGGTGAAGTTTTGAGGGCCTACCTGGGATACCCGGATTCGTCGTTTAGAGGGGAAGAGTTCAGGCTGAAGAACCTCTTCCTGAACGAAGTGGGGGTAGACTACAGCTCGGTGCCGGTGGAGGTTAAAAAGAAGCTCTTAGCGCTGCTGGACGGCCTTGAAAAGCCCCGATACCTCTTCATAGGAGACGTTGTTTACGACGGTATAGACCTCTTGGAGTTCGCCCTCTTCTCACTGGAGCCTACAGACTTAACGGAGCTCGTCCTACCGGGCTACCTGTACGGGAAACCCACGTTCCTGATAAGGGAGCTTCTGAAAAACACATTCGGCAGAAAGGTCAAAATCTTCTACGACTTCAACCTCTTCCCTCCGGACTCCTTAGTTGTAAACGTAGGCTACACCAAAAGCTCGGTCTCTTTGGGCGGACAGCTCCTCCTGATGGTGCCGATAGGGGAGTTCCACCTTGTAGACCTCTTCGGCAACTACCTCTTCAACAGGTTCATATCGGAATCGGGGGCCTCAAACGCAAAACTGCGGAAAGAGGGTTTAAGGGGCGAAGTGCTGGACAGGTGCAGGGGAGAGGGGGCAAGGGTGCTTTTCGGCAGGAGCAACAGAGTTGAGATTCCCGAGTTCAACTACAGCCGCAAAGTTGCACCGGAAGAGGCGGAGCTGGCCCTAACTCCGCTAACAGGCGAGAGCCAGTTCGGAGACTGGATAGAGCGGCCCTTCGACTTCTCCTCGGCCCTCGTTTACTCCCTCTACAGGTTTCATGAGCAGTTCAAAGAGGAGTTTCGCCCTTCCCAGATAACGGTAATAGGCAGGCTCACGTGGCCCTTCGTTCAGGCGCTTCAGAGGATATTCCCGCTGCCCGTATCGACCCTGGCCGGGCCGGAGCTTACCGAGATGGAGGTAAAAAACGGCTCCTTCAGGGCAACAATCTCAAACGTTGTCCTTCCCAACAGGGTTCCGAGGAGCTACTTTGAAGCCCCCGAACCTACAGAGAGCTCGGTAGAAGCTCTGAGGCTGGCCTTCAGAAAAAGGGAGTGGCAGGGGCTCAAAATCATCGAGAACCTCTCCAAAACCGCTTCGGGAAAAGAGCTCGAGAGTTTCACTTACGAGCTGATTAACATAATGAAGAGGACCTCCTTCCAAACGAAGCTGGAGGTGGCCTACCTCAACTACTCCATAGCGGCCCTGTCGAAAATGAAACCACCGGAAAGGCTCTTCCCGAAGGTGGTAAAAGAGCTCGAAAGGGTAGCATTCAACTGGCTTCTACCCTTCGATACGAAGATGAACCTGCTCTTTTTCTGCTACTCCCACAAAAAGCGCCTGAAGGGGACGAAGTTAGAGTTCTTCCCTCCGCTGATGCTCACCTACATCAGGGATAAAAAGATATCCGAAGGGGAGCGGAACTTTGTAAGGACCGTGGCAGAGAGCTTCTTCTAATCCCTGTAGTTAACCTCTATAAGGGAAAAGGCCACAAGGGCAACCATAACAACAGTTGTTATGGTTGCGGCAAGGCAGGGAAACAGAAGGAAGAAGAGCTTCACCCCCAAGTAGAGCAGGGCCGTTAAGGCCCCGAAAAAACCGACAAGGGCCAGCCTCCTAAACCTTCCCCCCTCAAGGAGCAGGAAGAGGGCAGCAGAGAGGGAGTCCAGAACCAGACACCGAAGGGCAAGCATCCCCAGATACCTGTTGGGCAGAATGTTAAAGTAGAAAAAAGGCGTTAGAGCAACCATAAGAGAGAAGAGAAGAACCAGGGCAACTACAAAGTGGTTCTCCTTAATAATCCGGGAGAGCCTGTTCATTACCGAGGACCGGAATCTGTCTCAGCTGGCCGCCCTTCTCTTCAAACTCAACAAGCTCGTAGAGGCCTTCGGCGTGAATCCTCTTAACGAGAGCGGCGTTCAGAGCGTGACCGGTTTTGTAGGCGGTAATTTTCGCAAGGAGCGGGTAACCGAGAACGTAAAGGTCTCCTATAAGGTCGAGGGTCTTGTGGGCTACGAACTCGTTCTCCATCCTGAGGCCGCCCTCGTTGAGAATGCCGTAATCGTCTATAACCACGGCGTTCTCAAGGCTTCCCCCCTTTGCAAGGCCGGCGGCCCTCAGGGCCTCTACCTCCTGGTAGAAGCAGAAAGTCCGGGCCTTGGCAATCTCCTTGAAGCTCTCAAGGGAGTGGGTGTAAACCATACGTTGGAAGCGAACCTTCTTGTAGGTGTGGTTAAAGGAAATGGTGTTGTCTATTACCAGGGTATCGGCCGGCTCGGCCTCTATTCTCTTGTCTTCGTGGGAAACGGAAACGGGCCTTTTAAGCCTGGCGTAACGGCGCTTACGGTTCTGCTCCTTAACTCCGCTCTCCTCAAAGAGGAGGATGTAGGGGGCAGAGCTGCCGTCGAGGATGGGAAGCTCCTCAGAGTCGAGGTAGACAAAGAGGTTATCTATACCGAAGGCGGAAAGTGCAGCCATAAGGTGCTCAACGGTTTGAACGCTAACGCCGTTGCTGGAGAGGTTGGTGGCGTAAAAAAGGCGGCTCAAGGCCTCGGGAGCTGCCTTCACCGACGGAGAGCCGGGAAGGTCGACCCTAACAAAAACAATGCCGGTATCGGGAGGTGCAGGAACAAGCCTAACGTTCACCTTTTTCCCAGTGTGAAGCCCGATACCGCTGAAAGCGACTTCCCTCTCCAGAGTCCTCTGGTATACCTGCATCTAACTCTCCAGCACGGTTTTGCAACTCCCATTATATTCGCAAAAAACTTTCAATAGGAGCAGAGCAGGCACAACCCCGTTGCAAAATTGCCACCGGACTACCTGCCGACGGCTTCGGCCGGGGCAACCATCTGAAGCTCGTCGCTGCACAGGCCGCAGGCCCTACAGCCGGGAAAGCAGGCCGGAGAAGAGCGCCTCTCGTAGGTGAGCCGGTACTCCCTCCAGAGGTAGTCCCTCCTGATTCCGCTCTCAACCAGCTCCCAGGGGAAGAGTTCATCCCTTTCCCTCTCCCTGGTGTAGAGCTCCTCAAAGGGTAGTCCCGCCTCCTTTAGGGCCCTCCTGAAGTTTACTCCCTCAACAACGCTCCTAACGGCGGCCTCACCAACCCTTGCATCTGCCCGGGAAACGATTGCCTGTAAAACGGCATCCTTCACCTTCTCGTGGGTGAGTCTCACGCCGGGAACTTTGCGGGAAAGCTTCGCAAGGAGCTTCAACTTCCTCTCCACAACCGACTTCGGGTTTAAACCGTACCACTGAAACGGCGTAAACGGCTTTGCTATAACCGGATTTACCGAAAGGTGTATCTCCCCCTTCACTCCCCGCTCCCTCCAGTAGGGAAGGGCAAGCTCCCTGAACTCCTTTGCCATCTCAACTATGGCCTTAACGTCCTCCTCCGTTTCCGTAGGGAGGCCTACAAGGAAGTAGAGCTTCACGTTCTCGGCCCCCATCTCAAGGAGCCTGCTGGCCTGCTCAAAGAAGCGCTCGTTGGGAACCTTCTTATTTATGGCGAAACGGAGCTCCTCGCTGGCGGCCTCCGGCGCAAGGGTAACGGTCTTCTGCCCCGACTCCCTGATAATCTCGTAAAGATAGGGGGAGCTCGAAGAGGCCTTAATCGAAGAGAAAGAGGCCTTCACTCCGTACTTCTTAAGGAGCTTATAGAGCTCCTCCATCTTGCTGTAGTCGCTTACGCCGGCCCCTATAAGGCCAACCCGGTCGCCGTACTTTGCGGCCGTAGCTATCTCCCTTTCAAGAACCTCAACGCTCTTCTCCCGGTAGGGAAGGCCCATATAAGTTGCAACGCAGAAGCGGCACTTCTCTATACAGCCCCTGTTGAGCTCTATCAGGAACATATCCTTAAAGGCCGCATCACCCGAGAGGAAGCAGGAGTGGCACTCGGTAGAGGCGAACTCGGCAGACCTGTAAATAGAGCGCTTGGGGCCCTGAATCTCAACAACAACCTGCCCGTCGTACTTAAACGAGTACTCCCCGCTCACAACAACGTTGTCGAAGGCTCCCAAAGAGTCTAATGTGGGGGAGTCTCTGAAAGCC is a window of Thermovibrio ammonificans HB-1 DNA encoding:
- the lpxC gene encoding UDP-3-O-acyl-N-acetylglucosamine deacetylase, giving the protein MQVYQRTLEREVAFSGIGLHTGKKVNVRLVPAPPDTGIVFVRVDLPGSPSVKAAPEALSRLFYATNLSSNGVSVQTVEHLMAALSAFGIDNLFVYLDSEELPILDGSSAPYILLFEESGVKEQNRKRRYARLKRPVSVSHEDKRIEAEPADTLVIDNTISFNHTYKKVRFQRMVYTHSLESFKEIAKARTFCFYQEVEALRAAGLAKGGSLENAVVIDDYGILNEGGLRMENEFVAHKTLDLIGDLYVLGYPLLAKITAYKTGHALNAALVKRIHAEGLYELVEFEEKGGQLRQIPVLGNEQALPDY
- a CDS encoding radical SAM protein codes for the protein MACDLLFSDSDVSLFLGLNPSDFDLLAFSVTYENHLFEVARLLKKWGIEPLRERRSNAPLLLGGGIGLYYNPAPFLPVFDAIYLGEAEGRLQKVMEAFRDSPTLDSLGAFDNVVVSGEYSFKYDGQVVVEIQGPKRSIYRSAEFASTECHSCFLSGDAAFKDMFLIELNRGCIEKCRFCVATYMGLPYREKSVEVLEREIATAAKYGDRVGLIGAGVSDYSKMEELYKLLKKYGVKASFSSIKASSSSPYLYEIIRESGQKTVTLAPEAASEELRFAINKKVPNERFFEQASRLLEMGAENVKLYFLVGLPTETEEDVKAIVEMAKEFRELALPYWRERGVKGEIHLSVNPVIAKPFTPFQWYGLNPKSVVERKLKLLAKLSRKVPGVRLTHEKVKDAVLQAIVSRADARVGEAAVRSVVEGVNFRRALKEAGLPFEELYTRERERDELFPWELVESGIRRDYLWREYRLTYERRSSPACFPGCRACGLCSDELQMVAPAEAVGR